One region of Terriglobales bacterium genomic DNA includes:
- the rpsC gene encoding 30S ribosomal protein S3 codes for MGQKVHPYGFRLGYTKPWKSRWFMERDYDKLLLEDYKLKNELKDKLKSAGVSSVEIERPGNKLRIIIRTARPGIIIGRKGAEIDKLKQDVQKRTNREVYIDIQEVHKPELDAQLVSENIALQLEKRVGFRRAMRKAVDSALRFGCKGIKVRVSGRLNGNEIARSEWYLQGRLPLHTLRADIDYGFSEAKTTYGVIGVKCWIYRGEILAQKKREPQAATGAGAF; via the coding sequence AAAGTGCATCCTTACGGATTCCGCCTCGGCTATACCAAGCCGTGGAAGTCGCGCTGGTTCATGGAGCGCGACTACGACAAGCTGCTGCTGGAGGACTACAAGCTCAAGAACGAGCTGAAGGACAAGCTCAAGTCGGCGGGCGTCAGCTCGGTCGAGATCGAGCGGCCGGGCAACAAGCTGCGCATCATCATCCGTACCGCGCGTCCGGGCATCATCATCGGCCGCAAAGGCGCCGAGATCGACAAGCTCAAGCAGGACGTGCAGAAGCGCACCAACCGCGAGGTCTACATCGACATTCAGGAAGTGCACAAGCCTGAACTCGACGCGCAGCTGGTGTCGGAGAACATCGCGCTGCAACTGGAAAAGCGCGTCGGCTTCCGACGCGCCATGCGCAAGGCGGTGGATTCGGCGCTGCGCTTCGGCTGCAAGGGAATCAAGGTGCGCGTCTCGGGCCGGCTGAACGGCAACGAAATCGCCCGTTCGGAGTGGTACCTGCAGGGACGCTTGCCGCTGCACACCCTGCGCGCCGACATCGACTACGGCTTCAGCGAGGCCAAGACGACCTATGGCGTGATCGGCGTGAAGTGCTGGATCTACCGCGGCGAAATTCTGGCGCAAAAAAAGCGCGAGCCGCAGGCAGCCACCGGGGCCGGCGCGTTTTAG